The Deinococcus ruber genome segment CTGCTGGTGGGAGAAGCACACCGCGCTGTTCAGGAGGTGCTGTGAGGATGGTGGCATTACCCTTTCATGTCGCGGTCCGTGGCACCGCGCGGTTGCAGTCTTTCTGCTGGGCGGATGAAAGTATCACGGTAGGATTGTATCGGCGACCGAGCTGCACGCTATTAGCAGAAGCGGATGTGCATCTCTCGCCAACGGGCGACGTGCAGACGCCCGTCTTGTGTCAGACCTGCCAGGTGATATGGCGTACCTGCTGGCCACATTGTTGGGGCACGACGCCGGTGCGGGGGGGCCACCAACAACGAACGACGTGCAGGCGTACCTGCTACAGGGGCGAGGATGAACGACGAGCAGCTCAGGCCACAGGACAGCACGCCGACGCTGAGTCATGGCATCTTCGCCACCGCCATTGACCGAGATGGACGATCATGGCCCGTTGAGTACAACATCCTGACCAACGCCGGATCGGGCAACGGCGTGCTGATCGATGGATCCTCCCCCGGCAGTCATCGCCTGCCGACCCTGCTGGCGCTGGGCGGCGCGGTGGGCGAGCGGGCCGCCGGCGGCGTCGCTGTGGGCTACTGGCAGTTCTCGTTCCACAGCTATACGCGCTGTCAGCCCACCCTCCGGGGCGCCTTGTGTGGTCGACCGGACGTAGAGTTGCTCTGCTCGAACTGCGGGTCTCCCTCTTGACCCTGCGCCGCTAGCCCAGACCCTGCCAGAATTGGCCCGCTGTCGCCGGGCCAGGTGCGCAGCATGATGCTCTTCGCGCTGGACGCTGTCATCGTGTCGAATCTTCGCCTGCCTGTTCCGGAAGGCTACACACCCGTGTACGTCGGACGGCGCATGCCGCGGATGGAGGGGAATGTGTTTGGCAATCCCCTGCAGGTAGTCGGCACGGCCTGGACGCGCGAGTCCGACCAGTGGACCCGGTTCCTAATGGCACACGAGCAGCCGGCCATTCGGCACCTGGCGCGGTGTGCGCTGAAGAATCGGGGCTATCCGCAGGGGGAAGCCGCCACGCTGTACCTGAAAGTGCTACGAGCGCAATGTCGCTCGGACACGCCGCAACGTCGCCGCCTGGAGGAACTGGCAGAGCGGGTGGTGCAGGGCGAGCGATACGCGCTCCAGTGCTGGTGCCCAGCGGGCCTGCCCTGCCATGCCTCGGTGGTCCGCGAGGCACTGATGGGCTACGCGACGCGGCGGTTTCACGAGCCGGAACGCGTTCAGGCGGGGCCGTGTGCTGCCCAGCTTGCCTGATAGACCGAGGAAAGGAGACGACAGATGCCACTCCAACACATGGAACTTTCCGAAGCGGACATCCTCCAGATCTTGCATCCGGATCTCCGCACGCCGGAGACGGAAGCGCGACGCACGCAACTGCTCGAACGGGCGATGCAGTCAGCGGCAGATGATCAACGGCCCGAATCGCCGACCTCCCAGGAAGCGCTGCGGGCACAAGCCGACATTCAACGCCTGCATGGTCCGTTGGTCGACGACACCTTGCAGGGCGTGATGCGTGTGCGGGCAGGCCAGTTGCGGGCGCAGATGGACATTCTGGCCCGCCTGGGTCTGGGTGACCTCGATGTGCCGACGCTGCATGTGGAGGTGCTGGCGATTCGCGTGGAGGCGCAACGGCAGGGGTACGGTGAGCGACTGCTGAACTCGGCGATTCGTCTGGGGATGCGGCTGCGCCAGGACATTGGCCTGAAGACCGTCTCGTTGGAGGCAACCCGTGAAAGCCAGGCGTTCTATCAGCGGCTCGGTCTGGAGCGTGCGGCGTCGCCGTGGCCGGATGGCAGCTGGCCGATGTGGGTGCCCCTGAGCTGAATGAGGCAGTGATGGCCCGCCGAGTGCGGGCCCATCAGGAGCATGCGTCCCATCACCTTTCTGTACGGCTCGTCGGAGATCACCCTCAAGTCGACGGCGCGCGGGTGTCTGCTGCAAGCGCGGACACCCGCGCGTCCCGGCAGTCGCGCCCATCTGCAGCAGCTCGCCCGCTTCCCCACCGCGTGAACCCTGAACCTGAACAGTAAGAACTGGTACTTGTGCGCGGCGCATCCCAAGCTGTCAGCCGTGTGCGGCGATTCCTCGCCGACTTCAGGACCGGCCCGCTTCCCCTGATGGCGAAAGTGGCCCTGTGTGAGCAGGGGGTGTCGTGGTGATGTACTTGGCGAGTAC includes the following:
- a CDS encoding DUF4326 domain-containing protein, with translation MMLFALDAVIVSNLRLPVPEGYTPVYVGRRMPRMEGNVFGNPLQVVGTAWTRESDQWTRFLMAHEQPAIRHLARCALKNRGYPQGEAATLYLKVLRAQCRSDTPQRRRLEELAERVVQGERYALQCWCPAGLPCHASVVREALMGYATRRFHEPERVQAGPCAAQLA
- a CDS encoding GNAT family N-acetyltransferase — encoded protein: MPLQHMELSEADILQILHPDLRTPETEARRTQLLERAMQSAADDQRPESPTSQEALRAQADIQRLHGPLVDDTLQGVMRVRAGQLRAQMDILARLGLGDLDVPTLHVEVLAIRVEAQRQGYGERLLNSAIRLGMRLRQDIGLKTVSLEATRESQAFYQRLGLERAASPWPDGSWPMWVPLS